The Candidatus Amarolinea dominans genome contains a region encoding:
- a CDS encoding DNRLRE domain-containing protein: MTITLLMSASLAGLNPSAVQAAPAVPVAQSAESPSAGETCTTLQPSSVTGVDAYIKQEKQDERRGGDSEMRIKTENGKLTRALLRFDLSSITPTAIINSATLSLYVKGASGGSVTINAHRVTASWTESEVTWKARDKAANSLWTTLGGDYDAAVAASTAVDDTKSVWRSWNITSLASGWLASPATNLGVILESPVTNPKTEKIFKSSDDGTATQRPKLVVCFTAGVTVSPNNSGEGVAGQTKTYAHIVRVGNLTTVVNLGASSAQGWVTRIYKDVNGNGVKDPEDTIISQTPSIGPNVDYPILVQVDVPNVVALGITDVTTITATAQATGATATATDSTRVGQLLVVQPDFTRYAVAGSVNFYGHTITNNGGSQDCVNVTKSSSQGWTVLLWEDTNQNGVHETNNPNEPALTNPVCIAAGATYYLVAEIRVPAGATENTVDQTIITATSGNEPSKSDSVADTTTVFDNTPPVIDGRYDDIYRNSPDATELCYNNPEGTLFGKLATFYQASGDSVYMVLAIDKDFVDNTYGTNAVNWPSGHSFSNLTGSDHAQFWGYDSNGAKVLDFDLDYISAKSGTPSGYGSLGVAGGDGGMNTGSAANIQAWGTSFEYTMNNLGYCSGGNCAILGTDLEVNSPASDEFYTPNPTYPDWIYDVIYEIKVSKTAFGAAGFGAIEVPYIHASPSKLGTNTIYAEPGICPGEIGDTVWYDANHDGVQQAGEAGIDGVQVKLYRDNGDGLFTPATDTVIGTQTTRSGGKYIFQNLAPADYFVDVIDATVPNGYVITTHNDPTPMISLGDSESYLEADFGYTTPFGDLQISKTLTSADPAYLGQQIDFTIRITNTGTTIINKLPLSDWYDTGVLDFVSATPATDNNVDDGALNWSDLTVSFGHDLSPGQSFQIVVHFLAMQATSMSAPMSAPEALGTTAANGPQSDPLVDGLLDSSYSYTSHIMTSDSSSGGNLYSYAGSTMCYWSFVMDRKFNSNVYADSGLDNAYMLQDGWSTGHDFSKLLGSDQAAFKITYTGGSYSSVDLDLLYGSTGNWTSGQTGHDNSPNPGTAPVHDAMTSLHWNLENSNWTGSAWGGQLKHSPPFNYNATSGNYWEWNLIYEFSVPKSAMNGACGAITLVSAHNSPSKDSSNLATIGDRVWHDLDGDGVQDANEPGLPGVTVNLYQGATLVRTTITEPGTTGYYLFNNLAAGTYTVNVDETTLPAGFVLTTNNEPLTVVLASGQDYLTADFGYWQAGTASIGDRVFYDLNGDGLPDNDSDPGINGVTVKLYQGACPASGSPKKTLVTSGNGDYDFTQLLAGTYCVDVDQTTVPAGWNLTTANEPLTVVLATSQDYNNADFGYRTQCTDATPNLAIASGVIDDTNTTLPNQQAKACAAILPALGAIGDFVWYDSDQDGIEDVGEPGIPNVTVALYRDTDGSGTLTAGDTLVTTTTTDADGGYIFKGLPTATYFVDVTDTNNVLTGLTHIVANQSKPDPTAAIVLGTGQVYKDADFGYVQQPTSGKAIIGDTVWYDDNGDGIQQPNEPGIPGIQVCATPVGGGAAICDTTDGNGHYLVQVPAGSYSVAPTNPPAGLTVTTLVPHPVTVAVGDQYLDADFGYNDSPTQPQLGTIGNLVFRDVNKDGVCNSGDSPLAGVSVDLIRDSNANNTWNPGEPIIATTTTTAGTTCTAGNYQFGGLPAGRYLVHVSDTNAVLVDYTKSPLGAAGVDNNNQADPYAINLPTAGSNQTADFGYYPLDRTNIGVIGNQVWIEYDSNGIFNPLVTDVGQAGVTVELLQNNVVIATTTTGAGGDYAFVSLPAGNYQVRVSDTFKVLKDYVLTVLGPNPGQDNNHQAQPYAVSLAQGGFNLTADFGYTKYGAIGDFVWYDTDKDGIEDVGEPGIPNVTVALYRDTDGNGVLSGGDTLVTTTTTDADGGYIFKNLVPGAYFVDVTDTYNVLAGLTHIVANQSQPDPTNVINLGMGQVYKDADFGYVQQPGSGKAIIGDTVWYDDNSDGIQQPGEPGIPNIQVCATPTAAALPSATPPTATVIT; the protein is encoded by the coding sequence ATGACAATTACATTACTCATGTCGGCGTCGCTGGCAGGGCTTAACCCTAGTGCAGTCCAGGCCGCGCCCGCAGTCCCAGTCGCTCAGTCGGCCGAATCGCCTTCGGCCGGTGAGACATGCACAACGCTGCAGCCCAGTTCTGTCACTGGGGTAGACGCGTATATCAAGCAAGAGAAGCAGGACGAGCGCCGCGGCGGCGATTCGGAAATGCGAATCAAGACCGAAAACGGCAAGCTGACGCGGGCGCTCCTGCGCTTCGATCTGTCCAGCATCACACCCACGGCCATCATCAACAGCGCAACCTTGTCGTTGTACGTCAAGGGCGCCAGCGGTGGCAGCGTGACGATCAATGCACACCGGGTCACGGCCTCGTGGACTGAATCCGAAGTGACCTGGAAAGCGCGTGACAAGGCGGCCAACAGTCTGTGGACAACCCTGGGCGGCGATTACGATGCTGCGGTCGCGGCCTCCACCGCGGTGGATGACACGAAGAGCGTCTGGCGTTCCTGGAACATCACCAGCCTGGCGAGCGGATGGTTGGCGTCGCCCGCGACCAACCTGGGCGTGATCCTGGAGTCGCCGGTGACCAACCCCAAGACCGAGAAGATCTTCAAGAGCAGCGATGACGGCACCGCCACCCAGCGTCCCAAGCTGGTCGTTTGCTTCACCGCAGGGGTTACGGTCTCTCCGAACAACAGCGGCGAGGGCGTGGCCGGACAAACCAAGACCTATGCGCATATCGTGCGCGTGGGCAACCTGACCACCGTGGTCAACCTGGGCGCCTCTTCAGCGCAGGGCTGGGTCACGCGCATCTACAAAGATGTCAACGGCAACGGCGTCAAGGATCCTGAGGATACCATCATCAGCCAGACGCCTTCCATCGGCCCCAATGTGGATTATCCCATCCTGGTGCAGGTAGATGTGCCGAACGTCGTCGCGTTGGGCATCACCGATGTGACCACCATCACCGCGACCGCGCAGGCCACCGGCGCCACTGCGACCGCCACCGACAGCACCCGCGTCGGCCAACTGCTGGTTGTACAGCCGGACTTCACCCGCTACGCGGTGGCTGGTTCGGTCAATTTCTATGGCCACACCATCACGAACAACGGCGGCTCGCAGGACTGCGTCAATGTGACCAAGTCCTCCTCCCAGGGATGGACCGTGCTGCTGTGGGAAGACACCAATCAGAACGGCGTCCATGAGACCAACAACCCCAATGAGCCGGCGCTGACCAACCCGGTCTGTATTGCCGCGGGCGCAACCTACTACCTGGTGGCTGAGATCCGTGTCCCGGCCGGCGCGACAGAGAACACCGTGGATCAAACGATCATCACCGCGACGTCAGGCAACGAGCCGAGCAAATCGGACAGCGTAGCCGACACCACCACGGTCTTCGACAACACGCCGCCGGTCATTGATGGCCGCTACGACGATATTTACAGGAATTCGCCCGATGCCACCGAGCTCTGTTACAACAACCCCGAGGGCACGCTGTTCGGCAAGCTGGCAACCTTCTACCAGGCATCCGGCGATTCGGTCTACATGGTCCTGGCTATTGACAAGGACTTCGTGGATAACACCTACGGCACGAATGCCGTCAACTGGCCTAGCGGTCATTCCTTCAGCAACCTGACCGGTTCCGATCACGCCCAGTTCTGGGGCTATGACAGCAACGGCGCCAAGGTGCTCGACTTCGACCTGGACTACATCTCGGCCAAGAGCGGCACGCCATCGGGCTACGGCTCGCTCGGCGTGGCCGGCGGCGACGGTGGTATGAACACCGGCAGCGCAGCCAACATCCAGGCCTGGGGCACGTCGTTCGAGTATACGATGAACAACCTGGGCTACTGCAGCGGCGGCAACTGCGCCATCCTGGGCACCGACCTGGAAGTCAACTCGCCAGCCAGCGATGAGTTCTACACGCCGAATCCCACCTATCCCGACTGGATTTACGATGTGATCTACGAGATCAAGGTCTCGAAGACCGCCTTCGGCGCCGCTGGCTTTGGCGCCATCGAAGTGCCTTACATTCACGCCTCGCCGAGCAAACTGGGCACCAACACGATTTACGCGGAGCCGGGCATCTGCCCCGGCGAGATCGGCGACACGGTCTGGTACGACGCCAATCACGACGGCGTGCAGCAGGCAGGCGAAGCCGGCATTGACGGTGTGCAGGTCAAGCTCTACCGCGACAACGGCGACGGCTTGTTCACGCCGGCCACCGATACCGTCATCGGCACGCAGACCACGCGCTCCGGCGGCAAGTACATCTTCCAGAACCTGGCGCCGGCCGATTACTTCGTAGATGTGATTGACGCCACCGTGCCCAACGGCTATGTCATCACCACGCACAACGACCCCACGCCGATGATCAGCCTGGGAGACAGCGAAAGTTACCTGGAAGCCGATTTCGGCTACACCACGCCCTTCGGCGACCTGCAGATCAGCAAGACGCTGACCAGCGCCGACCCTGCGTACCTGGGCCAGCAGATTGATTTCACCATTCGGATCACCAACACCGGCACGACCATCATCAACAAGCTGCCGCTGAGCGACTGGTATGACACCGGTGTGCTCGATTTCGTGAGCGCCACGCCGGCCACGGATAACAACGTGGACGATGGCGCCCTGAACTGGAGCGACCTCACGGTCAGCTTCGGGCATGACCTCAGCCCCGGCCAATCGTTCCAGATCGTGGTTCACTTCCTGGCAATGCAGGCCACCAGCATGAGCGCGCCGATGAGCGCGCCCGAGGCGCTGGGAACCACCGCCGCCAATGGCCCACAGTCGGATCCCCTGGTGGACGGTTTGCTCGACAGCAGCTACAGCTACACGTCTCACATCATGACGAGCGACAGCTCCTCCGGCGGAAACCTGTATTCCTACGCCGGCTCCACCATGTGCTACTGGTCCTTCGTCATGGACCGTAAGTTCAACAGCAACGTCTATGCCGACAGTGGTCTGGACAACGCCTACATGCTGCAGGACGGCTGGAGCACCGGACACGACTTCAGCAAGCTGCTCGGCAGCGATCAGGCCGCGTTCAAGATCACCTACACCGGCGGCAGCTACAGCTCGGTGGACCTCGATTTGCTCTACGGCAGCACCGGCAATTGGACCTCGGGCCAGACCGGGCATGACAACAGCCCCAACCCCGGCACTGCGCCAGTCCACGACGCCATGACGTCGCTGCACTGGAACCTTGAAAACTCCAACTGGACCGGCAGCGCCTGGGGCGGTCAGCTCAAGCATTCGCCGCCCTTCAACTACAACGCCACTTCCGGCAACTACTGGGAGTGGAACCTGATCTATGAGTTCTCGGTGCCCAAGAGCGCGATGAACGGCGCCTGCGGCGCCATCACCCTGGTTTCGGCGCACAACTCGCCCAGCAAGGATTCGAGCAACCTGGCCACCATTGGCGATCGCGTCTGGCACGATCTGGATGGCGACGGCGTACAGGATGCCAACGAACCGGGCCTGCCTGGCGTCACCGTCAATCTGTACCAGGGCGCAACCCTGGTGCGCACCACCATCACCGAACCGGGCACTACCGGCTACTATCTGTTCAACAACCTCGCGGCCGGCACTTACACGGTCAACGTGGATGAGACCACGCTGCCGGCCGGTTTCGTCTTGACCACCAACAACGAGCCGCTGACGGTGGTTCTGGCAAGCGGCCAGGATTACCTGACCGCGGACTTCGGTTACTGGCAGGCCGGCACCGCCAGCATTGGCGATCGTGTCTTCTACGATCTGAACGGCGATGGCCTGCCGGACAACGACAGCGACCCCGGCATCAACGGCGTGACGGTCAAGCTGTATCAAGGCGCGTGCCCGGCCTCGGGTTCGCCGAAGAAGACCCTGGTGACCAGCGGCAACGGCGATTACGACTTCACCCAACTGCTGGCCGGCACCTACTGCGTGGATGTGGATCAGACCACCGTGCCCGCGGGTTGGAACCTGACGACGGCCAACGAACCGCTGACGGTGGTGCTGGCGACCAGCCAGGATTACAACAACGCGGACTTCGGCTATCGCACGCAGTGTACTGACGCCACGCCGAACCTGGCGATCGCCAGCGGCGTGATTGATGACACCAACACCACCCTGCCCAATCAGCAGGCAAAGGCCTGCGCGGCCATCCTGCCCGCCCTGGGCGCCATCGGCGACTTCGTCTGGTACGACAGCGATCAGGATGGCATCGAGGATGTGGGCGAGCCGGGTATCCCGAACGTCACCGTGGCGCTCTATCGGGACACCGATGGCAGCGGCACGCTGACCGCCGGTGATACCCTGGTGACGACCACCACGACCGACGCGGACGGCGGCTACATCTTCAAGGGACTGCCCACCGCCACCTACTTCGTGGATGTGACCGATACGAACAATGTGCTGACCGGACTGACGCACATCGTCGCCAATCAGAGCAAGCCCGATCCGACCGCGGCCATTGTGCTCGGCACCGGCCAGGTCTACAAGGATGCGGACTTCGGCTATGTGCAGCAGCCTACCAGCGGCAAGGCCATCATCGGCGACACCGTTTGGTACGACGACAACGGCGATGGCATCCAGCAGCCGAATGAGCCGGGTATCCCGGGCATCCAGGTCTGCGCGACGCCGGTTGGCGGCGGCGCGGCCATCTGCGACACCACCGATGGCAACGGCCATTACCTGGTGCAGGTGCCGGCCGGCTCCTACAGCGTGGCGCCGACCAACCCGCCTGCCGGTCTGACAGTGACCACCCTGGTGCCGCATCCGGTGACGGTCGCGGTCGGCGATCAGTACCTCGATGCTGACTTCGGCTACAACGACAGCCCGACGCAGCCGCAGTTGGGCACGATCGGCAACCTGGTCTTCCGCGACGTGAACAAGGATGGCGTCTGCAACAGCGGCGACAGCCCGCTGGCCGGCGTCAGCGTGGACTTGATCCGCGACAGCAACGCCAACAACACCTGGAACCCGGGCGAGCCGATCATCGCCACGACCACGACGACCGCGGGGACTACCTGCACCGCAGGCAACTACCAGTTCGGCGGCTTGCCCGCAGGCCGTTACCTGGTGCATGTCAGCGACACCAACGCAGTCCTGGTGGACTACACCAAGTCGCCGCTGGGCGCTGCGGGTGTGGACAACAACAACCAGGCCGATCCGTACGCGATCAACCTGCCCACAGCGGGCAGTAATCAGACCGCGGACTTCGGCTACTACCCGCTCGATCGCACCAACATCGGCGTCATCGGCAACCAGGTCTGGATCGAATACGACAGCAACGGCATCTTCAACCCGTTGGTCACCGATGTCGGCCAGGCCGGCGTGACCGTGGAGCTGCTGCAGAACAATGTGGTGATTGCCACCACGACGACCGGCGCCGGCGGCGATTACGCCTTCGTCAGCCTGCCTGCCGGGAACTACCAGGTGCGGGTCAGCGACACCTTCAAGGTGCTCAAGGATTACGTGCTGACGGTGCTCGGCCCCAATCCGGGCCAGGACAACAACCATCAGGCGCAGCCGTATGCGGTCAGCCTGGCGCAGGGCGGCTTCAACCTGACGGCCGACTTCGGCTACACCAAGTACGGTGCGATTGGCGACTTCGTCTGGTATGACACCGACAAGGACGGCATCGAGGATGTGGGCGAGCCGGGCATCCCGAACGTCACCGTGGCGCTCTATCGGGACACCGATGGTAACGGCGTGCTGAGCGGCGGCGACACCCTGGTGACAACCACCACCACCGATGCGGACGGCGGCTACATCTTCAAGAACCTGGTGCCCGGCGCCTACTTCGTGGACGTGACCGACACCTACAACGTGCTGGCCGGGCTGACGCACATCGTCGCCAACCAGAGCCAGCCCGACCCGACCAACGTGATCAACCTGGGCATGGGCCAGGTTTACAAGGATGCGGACTTCGGCTATGTGCAGCAGCCGGGCAGCGGCAAGGCCATCATCGGCGACACCGTCTGGTACGACGACAACAGCGACGGTATCCAGCAGCCGGGCGAGCCGGGTATCCCGAACATCCAGGTCTGCGCGACGCCAACGGCGGCGGCGCTTCCATCTGCGACACCACCGACAGCAACGGTCATTACCTGA